In bacterium, the following are encoded in one genomic region:
- a CDS encoding MFS transporter produces the protein MNLIHLKELKNFYISVSLYSFAFAIISLFIPLYLFEKGFSISLIFWFYAISQAGRLLSLPIAAHLSSIYGAKKMIGTALIFQIIYFVFLHKIDYLSINFFASALILGVVQSFLWPPYWIHLSKISPNENRGKILGRLNIFIAIATAISPLIGGIVIANYGFGSAFLLTAILIMPSIALLLSTPEVSKIRKINFKLVSLRKIYPDLIANGFDNIQLYLYNALWPIFIFIIIPQYKSIGFIQTVSLVISIAVFYFVGVWVD, from the coding sequence ATGAATCTCATTCACCTTAAAGAGTTAAAAAATTTTTACATCAGTGTTTCTTTGTATAGTTTTGCTTTTGCGATAATTTCGCTTTTTATTCCTTTGTATTTATTTGAAAAAGGATTTTCAATATCGTTAATTTTTTGGTTTTACGCGATAAGCCAAGCCGGACGGCTTCTATCTCTTCCAATAGCGGCGCATCTCTCAAGCATCTACGGCGCTAAGAAAATGATTGGTACGGCTTTGATTTTTCAGATAATTTATTTTGTTTTTTTGCATAAGATCGATTATTTATCAATCAATTTCTTTGCTAGTGCTTTGATTTTAGGTGTAGTTCAGTCTTTTCTTTGGCCGCCATATTGGATACATCTATCTAAAATTTCTCCGAACGAAAATCGGGGAAAAATTCTTGGCCGGCTTAATATCTTTATAGCTATTGCAACTGCTATTAGTCCGCTTATTGGAGGCATAGTTATTGCTAATTACGGTTTTGGTTCTGCTTTTTTACTAACGGCGATTTTAATAATGCCGTCCATTGCGCTGTTGTTATCAACGCCCGAAGTTTCTAAAATTAGGAAAATTAATTTTAAACTGGTATCTTTACGGAAAATTTACCCAGACTTGATTGCTAACGGGTTTGATAATATCCAATTATATTTGTATAACGCGCTCTGGCCGATTTTTATTTTTATCATAATCCCTCAGTATAAATCGATTGGTTTTATACAAACAGTTTCTCTAGTCATTTCTATCGCGGTTTTTTATTTTGTTGGAGTATGGGTTGATAA